Below is a genomic region from Kazachstania africana CBS 2517 chromosome 9, complete genome.
AATTTCGAGAAGAGATGtgtaaaaatatttctattGCTTACATAAATGGATGTATTAACAAGGATGAGGTCTTCTAGGATTTGTagcatttgaaaatttccacCAGTGATTATTTTATGAAGACATAGCTTAAATTAACACTTCTAAATGTAGCTTGCACGAATACCGAATAGTTTAGTAATGTCTAATAATTACAGTTACTGAATGCTTAGTACAGTTTTTCTGGTATATGCAGTTTGATACTACAGCTCCTGTTTAAGTGCGTTTTGGAACCTAATCAGCATGCGCAATAGTCGCACTGGTAACGTTACTGattaaaatcatcatccatctaattttttataaagGGAGACATATCTTTCTTTAGTGGATCTAACCTATAATGGATATTTAACTCTTCTGTCAAACAgatatttaatttcatttgatcCTAATCAATGGACTTATAGAAGCTTAATTTTTGAGCTACAAGTTTTGCATTATATATCCACTCCATATGTAAGAAAATTCACCAAATATAAAACGAATCTCTTAAAAGTTTATACCCAAGTTTCACTAGGaaacaaattattgaaaaggtaCCCTTCACTTATATTTACTTATATGTACTTTATAGATTGAAAGATAGCTATACTGCCCTAGGCACCCCATCCCATCATACCCTCACAAGGTATATCATCAAAAGTCAGGTCACTTTCAGCctcaagaaatttaatataaACAGCTGAAGGTCCATTATGAAAGAATGAAAGACATGAACCTATTGTATTGTTTGGGATTTTTGTATGGAGAGCTTCGATAAGAAGCCTGTTTATTTCAATAGCCTCTGCATTGAAAGCGGAAAACGAACCCAGTTCTCTTTTATTCTTCGAATACCTATAAATTACATAATTGATTCTCTCTTCCTCCACCATTAGGTAACCTCCAAGACTACCATCTAGAGCAGATAGTGACTCATAGTCACCAGACCAAATATTGCTGATAGACATAGCAATAGACGATGTCATGTCTGCCGTTGATACTTTGGATAATGGAGAGTTCGATTGTTTGTCGTTGTCAGCAACATGCATTATGAACACCCTTTGCTTCATGAACCAGTCATATAAACTTGAAACTTCATACTCATTGATTGGCGGAAGGGTACCATTGATAGCCACAGATCCACCGAACACCGTACTTAAATGATCAAAAAGATCACGATCTAAATAAGCATCTGTCACATTaacatcaaaatcaaaatcaagaagGTGAGCCCTATTTTTAGCAATAGTACATATTGCCATAATATTTGTATTCTTGTTTTGATCGGCGGCAGAACGAGCTGCGATTGGATAATcaacaaataaattattcagCAAAATATAGATAATGTAGAGTCTATAAAGTTCATTCGAAGGATCAAAGGGGTTATCAGGAGCTAAGGAAAAGTAATTGATGGAGGCTTCCTTGGTATCATGAAACAAAGATATATGCCTATATGTGGCAGAGACATCGcccaaaaaattcattataaTAAGAAGGGTTAGAAGTAAATTAACACCAGTATGTTTCAGTGGACTGCAGAGCAgcttcattttttctaGTTCAATGGTGGCTACTGCGACAAAAAGATATAAAGTGACcaacaaaattaattaaaagACTCTTCATCCATGAAGAACCTCAAATTTTCCGGACCTTAGTGTTTTTTATtggtatatatattataaaatataaacGACAAGAGGATCTGATTTGGTATAAAAATGCGGCATTATATTTCACCGAGACTCAAACAGGACATGAATGAAAAGTTCCTATGATCATAAAAGGGAAAAGTACATTTTGGTTGCATTGTATAAGACTTTAAATGGTAACTTGAACCGACTCCAAGCACATATCTTAGTTTCTGCTTTCGTTTTTCTTAATAAGGTAAGCAGCACGAGGGGAGCACATCATGAAACCGTTTGCGAACGcataattttgatgaatacTTGGAAAGTACTTATTTTTGGCACTCACTGATATGCATTTATAAGCGATATATTGTGTGTGTCGTCATTGAGCTGGTCAGACCACCTTGTGTAAACTAAAGTGAAGATGGTCATGAAACCGAAGAAATCAGGTAATTTAACATATTGAACAAAGTGGGTCAGAATAAGCAGACTTTCcttcaatatcttgattTCGTAGTAAATGGTCCAGTCATGCTACACGTTACTCTTTCTAAAACTTTTTATTGTCATTTGTTTCACCGGTATAGTAGATTTTTCTCAACTATCAACTTTTAAGCAAATAGTTTAATAATTCATGTTGACCACAAGAAATATAGCTTTTGCATTGCACGTGGCATTTTGTGGTATGACAATCTTTGATTCAATGAAGTTAATGACTCCTATTCAGTGCGAAAAGAACCTGGGTTAAAAATTAATTACTTAAGACAAAAAATCAAGGCGCATGCTATAACTATATATACCAAAGATCATAAATCTTAAATAAGCTGATATCATTAACAAAATTCCTTTTAAAAATCTTTTCCGGTAGAAGGAAACAAATTAGGCAGATACAGTACCAGCTACAGAGCCTGGTGCACCCCAACCGGAAATAGCTTCGCAAGCAACGTCATTGAAAGCTATTTTACTATTATGTCTAATGAATTTGGCATAAGCAACTGTAGATCCATCATGGTATAAAGTGACACACGCTGATGTTGTACCTCTTGGAAACTTGGTATCAATAGCTTCTATCAAAACAACTTCCAAGTCAGTACCTTTTGCAAAGTTACAACCATgaccattttttgaatacTTGTAAACTATGTAATCAACTTCTTTGCCATCAACTTTAACGGTGTTAGAATAGGAGCCACATATTTGAGTTGAAGAGTGCTTTTTATTTGACGAACCATCGGTCACAAAGCCGTAAATATTACTTACAATGGTCGAAAGGCTATCAGCTAAAGAAATAGCAGACAGCCAAAAACTAGAATCACTTCCTTTGTCGATGGTGCTGACTATATAAGACTTAGCCTTCTTATAAGAATCAACAGCCATTTCCCTGTAATAtcttttctcaaaattttcgaaagtCATATTAGAAATATTTGTACCCGTGAACAGAGCATTCAACTCACTAAAAAGTTCCATATCAATGTAACTGTACACCTCGTCAGACCCTTCCTCGTATAATTCGGAATAATTTGTGACGTCAATGTTACGAATAGCTACAATGCCTGTTTCATTGTTTGGAGTCATTAAAGATATGTCTTTTGTTGGATGATTGTCATACAATTGACTTAATAACTGAAAAGTGATATAGGGCCTGTATAAGTCATCAGCAGTGAGGTAAGGGTTTCCGGGAGCTGGTGAGAAGTATTGTGCGGCTGCCTCATCGGTATCGTTTAATAGTGTTGTGCTATTATCCACAACAGATGCTGTAGCATAGGTTAGAAGGCACATTGAAGCGATCAAGGTTAAAAAggaattgatattgaaaaaaatcattgaagTGGCTACCGACAAATATTTCTATTGACTTCTACTCTCTTTAGGttgaggaaaagaaaatagagAAATGAAAACTAAATGACATTGAGGAACCTGCCTTAAATAGAAACTTTTGATCGTACTAGAAAGTCTGCTTCGAGTATAGATAAAAATCACAATCAATAAAGCAGATACTAAAATTGATGGGAACGCACAACTTCAGATACCACAAGTGACATGCCACACGTGTGTCTCAGTGACTAGTACACTAATAGTAAAAAGTTAGCGGTACCAAAGCAAA
It encodes:
- the KAFR0I02960 gene encoding uncharacterized protein, coding for MKLLCSPLKHTGVNLLLTLLIIMNFLGDVSATYRHISLFHDTKEASINYFSLAPDNPFDPSNELYRLYIIYILLNNLFVDYPIAARSAADQNKNTNIMAICTIAKNRAHLLDFDFDVNVTDAYLDRDLFDHLSTVFGGSVAINGTLPPINEYEVSSLYDWFMKQRVFIMHVADNDKQSNSPLSKVSTADMTSSIAMSISNIWSGDYESLSALDGSLGGYLMVEEERINYVIYRYSKNKRELGSFSAFNAEAIEINRLLIEALHTKIPNNTIGSCLSFFHNGPSAVYIKFLEAESDLTFDDIPCEGMMGWGA
- the KAFR0I02970 gene encoding uncharacterized protein → MIFFNINSFLTLIASMCLLTYATASVVDNSTTLLNDTDEAAAQYFSPAPGNPYLTADDLYRPYITFQLLSQLYDNHPTKDISLMTPNNETGIVAIRNIDVTNYSELYEEGSDEVYSYIDMELFSELNALFTGTNISNMTFENFEKRYYREMAVDSYKKAKSYIVSTIDKGSDSSFWLSAISLADSLSTIVSNIYGFVTDGSSNKKHSSTQICGSYSNTVKVDGKEVDYIVYKYSKNGHGCNFAKGTDLEVVLIEAIDTKFPRGTTSACVTLYHDGSTVAYAKFIRHNSKIAFNDVACEAISGWGAPGSVAGTVSA